The DNA region GTCGCCGTCGCCTGTTACTCGTCCGAGTCGCTGGCCGTCGTCACCGGACCGTGGGCGGACGGAAAGTGCCCCGACTACGGCGAGCCGAGCGAAGGGTCGGCCACGCTGGGCGTCTGCGTCGCACCGCACATCAAGGCAAGGGACTGCCTCAGCATCTCGGCCGGGGTCTCCGGCTCCCTCCCCGAGGACGCTCTCTGGCAGGAGGAGTCCTGCGAACCGGGCAAGCGGCAGCTCAAGGTCGTCTACGCGGTCGAGTCGTCCGGCGGCGCGGACGGCAACACGTTCGAGGACGACTGCGGCACGATGTCGGAGCCCTGGCCGCACCTCGCGACCCGTCGCGCCGACTACTGCTTCGACCCGTCCTGACCCTCCCCGCCCACTCCACCGTCGTCGCCCGCCCCGAACCGGTCCCGCAGCTCCCGCTTCAGGATCTTCCCGCTCGCGTTCCGCGGCAGCGCGTCCACCAGGACGATCCGCTTCGGTGCCTTGAAGTGGGCCAGCTTCTCGCGGGCGTGGGCGAGGAGTTCGGCCTCGGTGACGCCGGTCTCGGGGCGGGGGACGACGAAGGCGGTGACGGCCTCGATCCAGCGCGGGTCGGGGAGGCCGACGACGGCGGTCTCGGCGACGGCCGGGTGGGTGTAGAGGGCGTCCTCGACCTGGCGGGAGGCGACCAGGACGCCGCCGGAGTTGATGACGTCCTTGACCCGGTCGACGACCGTGAAGTAGCCCTCGGCGTCGCGCACCGCGAGGTCGCCGGAGCGGAACCAGCCGTCACGGAAGGCCGCCGCGGTCTCCTCGGGCTTGTCCCAGTAGCCGGTGCACAACTGCGGGGAGCGGTACACGACTTCGCCGGGGGTGCCGTCGGGGACGTCCTTGCCGTCCTCGTCGGTGATCCGCGCCTCGACGTGGCGGACCGGGCGGCCGCAGGAGTCCATCCGGCCCTCGTGCTCGTCGGGGCCGAGGACGGTGGCGAGCGGGCCGATCTCGGACTGGCCGAAGCAGTTGTAGAAGCGCAGTCCGGGCAGCCGGGCGCGCAGGCCCTCCAGGACGGGGACGGGCATGATCGAGGCGCCGTAGTAGGCCTTGCGGAGGGCGGTGAGGTCGCGGGTGGCGAACTCGGGGTGGTTGGCGAGGCCGATCCAGACGGTCGGGGGCGCGAACAGGCTGTCGCAGCGGCCGGATTCGGTCAGGTCGAAGAGGGTGGCCGGGTCGGGGGCGTCGACGATGGTGCTCTCGGCGCCGACGGCGAGGTAGGGCAGCAGGAAGACGTGCATCTGCGCCGAGTGGTAGAGCGGCAGCGAGTGTACGGGCCGGTCGTCCTCGTGCAGGTCGAGCGCGGCGACGGCGCTCGCGTACTCGTGCACCAGGGCCCGGTGGGTCATCATCGCGCCCTTGGGGAGCGCGGTGGTGCCGGAGGTGTACAGCAGCTGGACGAGGGTGCCGGGGTCGCGCTCCGTCTCGTACGGCGCGGGGTCGGCGAGCGCCGCGAGGAGCGAGTCGTCGGTGTCCCGCAGCGCCCGTACGGGGATGTCGCCGGGCACGCGCGCGGCGAGGGCCGGGTCGGCGAGGACGAGCGAACTGCCGGACTGGCGCAGCAGATAGTCGAGGTCGTCGCCGGTGAGGTGGTGGTTGACCGGCACGTGCACCAGGCCGGCCCGGGCGCAGGCGAGGAAGGCGATGAGGTACGCGTCGGAGTTGTGGGCGTACGTCGCGACCCGGTCGCCCTCGGCGAGGCGGGCGCCGAGCGCGCCCTCCCGCAGCCGGGCCGCGGCGGTCGAGACGGCGGCGTCGAGCTCGGCGTACGTCCAGGCGCGGGCGCCGTAGCGGACGGCGGTCCGGTCGGGGACGCGGCTGGCGCTCGCGCGCAGCACGCCGTCGACGGTGCGGGTGAGCAGCTCTCGTTCCATGGCTGCAGATCCTGCGGGGGCGGTGGCGGCCGGTCAAGTACCCGGTACCCGGTCGCGCAGCGGCGCCCCCGTCAGGGGCTGAACGACAGGAACACGAAGGCGGCGAAGATCGAGAGGTGGACGCTGCCCTGGAGGAGGGTGGCGCGCCCTGGCACCACGGTCAGCGCGCTCACCACGGCGGTCAGCACGAGCAGCACCATGTGGAGCGGGCCGAGGCCGAGGATGAGCGGGCCGTCGAGCCAGACCGAGGCGAGCGCGATCGACGGGATGGTGAGGCCGATGCTGGCGATGGCGGAGCCGTAGGCGAGGTTCATGCTGGTCTGCATCCGGTCGCGGCGGGCGGCGCGGACCGCGGCGAGGGTCTCGGGCAGCAGCACCATGAGGGCGATGACGACGCCGACGACGGGCTTGGGGAGGCCGGCCGAGGCCACTCCCTCCTCGATGGTGGGCGAGATGACCTTGGCGTTGCCGACGACGGCGACGAGGGCGACGATCAGCAGGCCGAGGCTGAACCAGGTGGCGGCGGCGGTCGGCGGCGCGGCGTGCTCCGACTCCGGCTGGTGGCCGCTCTGGCCGGGCCTGAGCACGGGGAGGAAGTAGTCGCGGTGCCGGACGGTCTGGACGGCGACGAACACCCCGTACAGGATCAGCGAGGAGACGGCCGCGAAGGCCAGCTGGGCGGCCGAGAACTGGGGGCCGGGGTGGCTGGTGGTGAAGGTCGGCAGGACCAGGGTCATGGTCGCCAGGGTGCAGACGATGGCGAGCTCGCCGCCGGAGCCCTCGGCGTTGAAGACGGCGGTGCGGTTGCGCAGCGCGGCGAGGAGCAGGGACAGGCCGACGATGCCGTTGCAGGTGATCATGACGGCGGCGAAGACGGTGTCCCGGGCGTAGCTGGTGGCCTTGTCGCCGCCGCCGATCATCAGCATGACGATCAGTCCGACCTCGATGACGGTGACGGCGACGGCGAGCACGAGGGAGCCGTAGGGTTCGCCGACGCGATGTGCGATGACCTCGGCGTGGTGCACGGCCGAGAGGACGGCGGCGAAGAGGCAGAGGACGATGAGCACCACCGCGTAGCCGGGCAGGTCGTGGCGCCCCCAGCCGAGGGCGAGGCCGACGGCGGCCACGACCGGCCCCCAGGTGGTCCACTGCCGGGCCAGTCCGGCGATGCTCGCGTTCATGGCCCGAATCCTGCCATAAGGGCCTGAAATGCCCCGTATGTCCGGGGTGGAGTTCAGTGAGCGGAGGCCCGCGGCGTCACGGCCGGCGTCACGGCTTCGGCAGGGCGCAGCCGGGGCGGCTCAGGTCGAACACGCTGCCCGCGCCGATGCAGGGGACCATGTTGTACGTCTCCTGGGCGTAGTTGATGCCCTGGCGGACCGTCACGACGCCGTTCTCGTCCACCTCGCACGGGTTGTTCACGGTGCAGCGCTGCCCGTCCTCGTTGCCCGTGTTGTTGACGGCGACGACCTTGCCGGTGGTGCGGTCGATGACCGGCGAGCCGGAGGTGCCGCCGATGGTGTTGCAGGTCGAGGTGTAGCGGACCGAGTCCTTCCAGGTCCAGTCGCCCTCCTTGAGGCGGTAGACGAAGCCGTCGATGTCGCAGCTGTAGGTCCGCTTCCAGTACCCCGAGACGACCGTGATCGGCGTGCCCGCCACCGGGTGGGTGTCGGAGAGGGTGAGGGCGCCGATCCCGTACTGGCTCTGGATCTGCGCGTACGTCTTGGTCAGCTGGTAGACCGAGACGTCGGTGTCGGTCATCGTGCCGTACGCGATCTTGCTGGCGCGCAGCGTGCCGACGCCGGTGCCGGCCGAGTTGAGCAGCGTGAACGAGCGGCTGGAGCGCTTGTTCATGACGACCTGGCCGGGCGCCGGGAAGCCGGTCTCCAGGCAGTGGCCGTTGGACAGGACGAGCGCGGGGTCGCTCGGCAGGGAGCTGGGCGTGCGCACGACGGAGCCGGAACAGTTGCTGAGCGCGACCGTGCCGGCGAAGTCGACGGCGGCGAGCGCCGGCTGCGCGGGGGCGCTGCGCGGCGCGGGCGCCGGGGCCTGCGCGACCGTGTCCGGGGGTGCGGACGCCATGGCCGGGGCCGCCGCCGCTCCGGTGAGGAGCAGGGCGAGCAGGGCACCGACGAGAGGCTTCTTCATGTGGGGGTTCCCCTCTGATGACGATGCAACCGAAGATCCTTCGATTGTCATGCGCATTCTCGAAAGCCCCTGCCCCGACTGACAAGAGCGCGTGCCCTGTTGGCCGGAAGCGACCGCCCGTCACAGCGGACGCTCGCGCCCCTCCCAGTAGGGGTCGCGCAGCCTGCGCTTGTAGAGCTTGCCGTTCGGGTCGCGCGGCATGTGGGCGGTGAAGTCCACGGACTTGGGGCGCTTGTAACCGGCGAGCCGCGCCTCGCAGTGGGCGAGGATCGAGGCGGCGAGTTCGGGACCCGCCTCGTGGCCCTCGGCGGGTTCGACGACGGCCTTGACCTCCTCGCCCCAGTCGGTGTGCGGGATGCCGAAGGCGGCGGCGTCGGCGACGCCGGGATGGGCGAGGAGCGCGGCCTCGATCTCGGCGGGGTAGATGTTGACGCCACCGGAGATGATCATGTCGATCTTGCGGTCGCGGAGGAAGAGAAAGCCGTCCTCGTCGAGGACGCCGAGGTCGCCGACGGTGAAGAAGTCGCCGATGCGGTTCGACGCCGTCTTGGCCTCGTCCTTGTGATAGCGGAAGCCGCCGGTGCTCATCTTCATGTACACGGTGCCGAGTTCACCGGGGCCGAGCCGCCGGCCGTCGTCGTCGAAGACGGCGAGTTCGCTGATGGGCCAGGCGCGGCCGACGGTGCCGGGCTTCTTCAGCCAGTCCTCGGCGGTCGCGAAGGCGCCGCCGCCCTCGCTGGCCGCGTAGTACTCCTCGACGCACGTCCCCCACCAGTCGATCATGGCGCGTTTCACATGGTCGGGGCAGGGCGCGGCGCCGTGGATGGCGTGGCGCATCGCGGAGACGTCGTACCGGCTCCGTACCTCCTCGGGCAGGGCGAGGAGGCGGTGGAACTGGGTGGGCACCATGTGGGTGTGGGTGCAGCGGTGGGTGTCGATGAGCCGCAGCATCTCCTCGGGGGTCCACTTGTCCATGAGGACGAGCGGGTGCCCGATGTGCAGGGCGGCGCCGGCGAACTGGAGCACGGCCGTGTGGTAGAGCGGCGAGCAGACCAGATGCACATGGCCGTTGAAGGGCTTGATGCCGAAGATGCCGAGGAAGCCGCCGAGATAGGTCTCCTCGGGGGTCTTGCCGGGCAGCGGGCGGCGGATCCCACGGGGCCTGCCGGTGGTGCCGGAGGTGTAGTTCATGACCCAGCCGAGGGTGCGGCCGTCGGGCGGGGTGCCGGGCCGCCCGTCGAGGAGTTCGGCGTACGGGCGGAAGCCGGGCACCGTACCGACGGCGTAGCGGTGGTCGGCCGGGAGGCCGGCCTCCTCGGCGGCGGCGCCGGCGGCCTCGGCGAAGCGCTCGTGGGCGATGAGGACCTTGGCGCCGGAGTCGGCGACGATCCAGGCGATCTCGGGGCCGACGAGGTGGTGGTTGACCGGCACCAGGTAGAAGCCGGCCTGACTGGCCGCCAGATAGGCGGTGAAGAACTCGATGCCGTTGGGCAGGACGACGGCGAAGGCGTCCCCGCGCTCCAGGCCGGCGGCGCGCAGGCCGTGGACGAGCTGGTTGGCGGCGGTGTGGAGGCGGCCGGCGGACCACTGCTCTCCGTCCGGAGCGGTGATCACGGTCCGGTCGGGTGCGGCGGCGGCCTGGGCCCAGAAGCCGTTGGGAGACCCCTCCATCACTGCGCGCTCCTTCCGGCGATGCGGTTGATCCGGTCGACGGCCTGCTCGAAGCCGCGGGTGAGGTCGTCGAAGACCTGCTGCACGCTGCGCTCGGAGTTCATCCGGCCGACGATCTGGCCGACCGGAGTGCCGAGCAGCGGGGCGACCTCGTACTTCTGGATCCGGGAGACCGCCTCGGCGACGAGCAGGCCCTGCAGCGGCATGGGCAGCGGGCCGGGTCCGGCCGGGTCGTCCCAGGCGTCGGTCCACTCGGTGCGCAGCTGGCGGGCGGGCTTGCCGGTGAGGGCGCGGGAGCGGACGGTGTCGCCGGAGCCGGCGGCGAGCAGCTTCTCGGTCAGGGCGCGGGAGTGGAGTTCGGCCTCGGTGGTGGTGAGCCAGAGCGAGCCGAGCCAGACGCCCTGGGCGCCGAGGGCGAGGCCGGCGGCGATCTGCTCGCCGCTGCCGATGCCGCCGGCGGCGAGCACGGGCAGCGGGGCGACGGCGTCGACGACGTCGGGGGTGAGGACCATGGAGGCGATCTCGCCGGTGTGGCCGCCGGCCTCGTACCCCTGGGCGACGACGATGTCGATGCCGGCCTCGGCGTGGTGGCGGGCGTGCCGGGCGCTGCCGGCGAGGGCGGCGACGAGGACGCCGTGCTCGTGGGCGCGGGCGACGACGTCGGCGGGCGGGGAGCCGAGGGCGTTGGCGAGGAGCTTGATGGGGTAGTCGAAGGCGACGTCGAGCTGGCTGCGGGCGACCTGTTCCATCCAGCCGGTGATGCGCCAGCCGGAGGTCTCGCCCTCGGCGAGTTCGGGGACGCCGTGCTTGGCGAGGGTCTCGCGGACGAACGCGCGGTGTTCCTCGGGGATCATCGCCTCGACGTCCGCCTCGGTCACGCCCTCCACCTTCTTCGCGGGCATGACGACGTCGAGGCCGTACGGCAGGCCGTCGGTGTGCTCCTGCATCCAGTCGAGGTCGCGGGCGAGGTCGTCGGGGGCGGTGTAGCGCACGGCGCCGAGGACGCCGAACCCGCCTGCTCTGGTGATGGCGGCGGCCACTGCGGGGAAGGGCGTGAAGCCGAAGATGGCGTGCTCGATCCCCAGGGTGCGACTCAGCTCCGTCTTCATGGGCGGCAGGATGCCGCAGCTCCCGCACCGAGGGAAGAGATTTTCTGATGCAGTGTCAGATTGTTTCGCGGCGGGGAGGGCTGTGGGAGAGGCTGGGCATGACGGAGACGACGAGAACACCGGGGTACGGACACGGGTACGCGTACGGCGGCACGGGACCGAGCCGCCGGGCGTTCGGCGGTGGACTGCTCGCGCTGGGAGGTGCGCTGATGATCGGTACGGTGCCGGGGGCCGCGGCCGCTCCCGATCCGGGGGCCGGCGGGGGCGGCGGCCCGGCCGGCGGGGCGGCCGGTGAGGCGCGGCGGACGACGCTGGCGCGCGGGTCCGCCGAGCGGGCCGGGCTGCTGCCCGCACACCTGGACCGGCTCGTCACGGAGGCCGAATCCTTCCTGCGCCCCTCCCCCACCCACCCCTGGTACGCGGGCGCGGTGCTGCTCGCCGGGCGGGGCGGGACGGTGGCGCTGCACCGCCCGATCGGCTCGGCGGTCCGCTACGCGGCGTACGACGAGAAGACCGACACCGGGGTGGAGCTGCCGGCCGACGAGCAGATCCCGATGCGCGAGGACACCGTCTTCGATCTGGCCTCGGTCTCCAAGCTGTTCACCTCGCTGCTCGCGGTGCAGCAGATCGAGCGCGGGGCGCTGGTCCTGGAGGAGCGGGTCACGGCGTATCTGCCGGAGTTCGGGGCCGGCGGCAAGCAGGATGTCACGGTCCGTCAGCTGCTCACCCACACCTCGGGGTTCCGGGCCTGGATCCCGCTCTACAAGGAGCCGAGCCGGGAGGGGCAGCTGCGGCTGCTGTGGAACGAGAAGCCGGCGAACCCGCCGGGCACGGTCTATCTGTACTCCGACCTGAATCTGATCACGCTGCAGCTGGTCCTTGAGGAGATCACCGGTCGCACTCTGGATCAGCTGCTCCGAACCGAGATCACCGCTCCGCTCGGGATGCACCGCACGCGTTTCAATCCCCCGCTCTCGTGGCGGCCGCGGATCGCCGCCACCGAGGACGCGCGGCTGCCGTGGTCCGGGCTCGACCGGGGCATGGTGTGGGGCGAGGTGCACGACGAGAACGCGTACGGGATGGGCGGGGTGGCCGGGCACGCCGGGGTGTTCTCGACCGCGTGGGACCTGGCGGTCCTCGCCCGCACGCTGCTCAACGGCGGTGCGTACGGGGACGCCCGGATCCTGTCCCCCGCCTCCGTCGAGCTGATGTTCACCGACTTCAACACCGCGTTCCCCGGCGACGAGCACGGGCTCGGCTTCGAGCTCTACCAGCACTGGTACATGGGCGCGATGGCCACCCCGCGCACGGCCGGCCACACCGGATTCACCGGCACCAGCCTGGTCCTGGACCCGACGACCGACTCCTTCCTGGTCGTCCTCGGCAACTCGGTCCACCCGGTGCGCACCTGGCGCTCCGGCTCCGCGCCCCGGGTCGCCACCGCCGACGCGCTGGCCCGCGCGGTGCCGGTCCGCCCGGCCCGGGGCCGTACCGCCTGGTTCTCCGGCATGACCAGCGCCACCACCGCGACCCTCACGCTCCCCGAAGTGCCGGGCGCCACCCGCTTCGAGTGCGCCGTCTGGTGGGACACCGAACCCGGCGCGGACGCCGCCGTCCTGGAGGCGTCGACGGACGGCGGCACGACCTGGGCCCCCGTCCCCTTCACCACCGCCGCCCCCGCCGACCCCGCCGAGGACCACCCCACCGGCTCCCTCACCGGCTGGTCCGGCCGCCGCTGGCACCGCCTCACCGCCGACCTCACCGCCGATCTCACCCCCTCCTCCCCCACCCCGCCCCGCCTCCGCTGGCGCTCCACCACCGACCGCCGCTACGTCGGCCGCGGTGTGTACGTGGACGCGATCCGCCTCCTGGACACCTCGGGCCGCCCGCTGTTCGACGAGTCCCGCCCGGCGGACCGGTCCCGGATCGAGGCGACGGGGTGGACGGCGTCGGCGGACTGAGCCGGGTCCGCGCCGCTGCCTCCAGGCGGTTACAGGCTGGGTTCCGCCGCTTCCTTCAGCGCGTCCAGGACGGGGCGGATCAGGGGGTGGGTCTCCGCGCCCCGGCGGACCGCGGCGAAGACGCGGCGGGTGGGGGCGACGCCGTCGACCGGCCGGACGACGACGCCGGTGAGGTCGGTGCCGAGGAGGGCGGA from Streptomyces fradiae includes:
- a CDS encoding fatty acyl-CoA synthetase, whose protein sequence is MERELLTRTVDGVLRASASRVPDRTAVRYGARAWTYAELDAAVSTAAARLREGALGARLAEGDRVATYAHNSDAYLIAFLACARAGLVHVPVNHHLTGDDLDYLLRQSGSSLVLADPALAARVPGDIPVRALRDTDDSLLAALADPAPYETERDPGTLVQLLYTSGTTALPKGAMMTHRALVHEYASAVAALDLHEDDRPVHSLPLYHSAQMHVFLLPYLAVGAESTIVDAPDPATLFDLTESGRCDSLFAPPTVWIGLANHPEFATRDLTALRKAYYGASIMPVPVLEGLRARLPGLRFYNCFGQSEIGPLATVLGPDEHEGRMDSCGRPVRHVEARITDEDGKDVPDGTPGEVVYRSPQLCTGYWDKPEETAAAFRDGWFRSGDLAVRDAEGYFTVVDRVKDVINSGGVLVASRQVEDALYTHPAVAETAVVGLPDPRWIEAVTAFVVPRPETGVTEAELLAHAREKLAHFKAPKRIVLVDALPRNASGKILKRELRDRFGAGDDGGVGGEGQDGSKQ
- a CDS encoding NAD(P)H-dependent flavin oxidoreductase, with translation MKTELSRTLGIEHAIFGFTPFPAVAAAITRAGGFGVLGAVRYTAPDDLARDLDWMQEHTDGLPYGLDVVMPAKKVEGVTEADVEAMIPEEHRAFVRETLAKHGVPELAEGETSGWRITGWMEQVARSQLDVAFDYPIKLLANALGSPPADVVARAHEHGVLVAALAGSARHARHHAEAGIDIVVAQGYEAGGHTGEIASMVLTPDVVDAVAPLPVLAAGGIGSGEQIAAGLALGAQGVWLGSLWLTTTEAELHSRALTEKLLAAGSGDTVRSRALTGKPARQLRTEWTDAWDDPAGPGPLPMPLQGLLVAEAVSRIQKYEVAPLLGTPVGQIVGRMNSERSVQQVFDDLTRGFEQAVDRINRIAGRSAQ
- a CDS encoding serine protease → MKKPLVGALLALLLTGAAAAPAMASAPPDTVAQAPAPAPRSAPAQPALAAVDFAGTVALSNCSGSVVRTPSSLPSDPALVLSNGHCLETGFPAPGQVVMNKRSSRSFTLLNSAGTGVGTLRASKIAYGTMTDTDVSVYQLTKTYAQIQSQYGIGALTLSDTHPVAGTPITVVSGYWKRTYSCDIDGFVYRLKEGDWTWKDSVRYTSTCNTIGGTSGSPVIDRTTGKVVAVNNTGNEDGQRCTVNNPCEVDENGVVTVRQGINYAQETYNMVPCIGAGSVFDLSRPGCALPKP
- a CDS encoding acyl-CoA synthetase, whose translation is MEGSPNGFWAQAAAAPDRTVITAPDGEQWSAGRLHTAANQLVHGLRAAGLERGDAFAVVLPNGIEFFTAYLAASQAGFYLVPVNHHLVGPEIAWIVADSGAKVLIAHERFAEAAGAAAEEAGLPADHRYAVGTVPGFRPYAELLDGRPGTPPDGRTLGWVMNYTSGTTGRPRGIRRPLPGKTPEETYLGGFLGIFGIKPFNGHVHLVCSPLYHTAVLQFAGAALHIGHPLVLMDKWTPEEMLRLIDTHRCTHTHMVPTQFHRLLALPEEVRSRYDVSAMRHAIHGAAPCPDHVKRAMIDWWGTCVEEYYAASEGGGAFATAEDWLKKPGTVGRAWPISELAVFDDDGRRLGPGELGTVYMKMSTGGFRYHKDEAKTASNRIGDFFTVGDLGVLDEDGFLFLRDRKIDMIISGGVNIYPAEIEAALLAHPGVADAAAFGIPHTDWGEEVKAVVEPAEGHEAGPELAASILAHCEARLAGYKRPKSVDFTAHMPRDPNGKLYKRRLRDPYWEGRERPL
- a CDS encoding serine hydrolase gives rise to the protein MTETTRTPGYGHGYAYGGTGPSRRAFGGGLLALGGALMIGTVPGAAAAPDPGAGGGGGPAGGAAGEARRTTLARGSAERAGLLPAHLDRLVTEAESFLRPSPTHPWYAGAVLLAGRGGTVALHRPIGSAVRYAAYDEKTDTGVELPADEQIPMREDTVFDLASVSKLFTSLLAVQQIERGALVLEERVTAYLPEFGAGGKQDVTVRQLLTHTSGFRAWIPLYKEPSREGQLRLLWNEKPANPPGTVYLYSDLNLITLQLVLEEITGRTLDQLLRTEITAPLGMHRTRFNPPLSWRPRIAATEDARLPWSGLDRGMVWGEVHDENAYGMGGVAGHAGVFSTAWDLAVLARTLLNGGAYGDARILSPASVELMFTDFNTAFPGDEHGLGFELYQHWYMGAMATPRTAGHTGFTGTSLVLDPTTDSFLVVLGNSVHPVRTWRSGSAPRVATADALARAVPVRPARGRTAWFSGMTSATTATLTLPEVPGATRFECAVWWDTEPGADAAVLEASTDGGTTWAPVPFTTAAPADPAEDHPTGSLTGWSGRRWHRLTADLTADLTPSSPTPPRLRWRSTTDRRYVGRGVYVDAIRLLDTSGRPLFDESRPADRSRIEATGWTASAD
- a CDS encoding calcium:proton antiporter, giving the protein MNASIAGLARQWTTWGPVVAAVGLALGWGRHDLPGYAVVLIVLCLFAAVLSAVHHAEVIAHRVGEPYGSLVLAVAVTVIEVGLIVMLMIGGGDKATSYARDTVFAAVMITCNGIVGLSLLLAALRNRTAVFNAEGSGGELAIVCTLATMTLVLPTFTTSHPGPQFSAAQLAFAAVSSLILYGVFVAVQTVRHRDYFLPVLRPGQSGHQPESEHAAPPTAAATWFSLGLLIVALVAVVGNAKVISPTIEEGVASAGLPKPVVGVVIALMVLLPETLAAVRAARRDRMQTSMNLAYGSAIASIGLTIPSIALASVWLDGPLILGLGPLHMVLLVLTAVVSALTVVPGRATLLQGSVHLSIFAAFVFLSFSP